Part of the Carassius auratus strain Wakin linkage group LG28B, ASM336829v1, whole genome shotgun sequence genome, GTGCTGCTGATGATAATTGTTAACTTAAACTAGCTGAAATGTGTGTACTAATTTATTCGTTTAAATATAGGTCAGTAGTCTACGTGATGTATTTTGACAGGGCTGAAATAATGCAGGACTTCATGATATGTTTTAGGTTTAAGGCACTTCACACCAAGAATTATAACAATAAAGATAACTATGTTAGATGGAAgataatattcaaaatacattctACTTAAAAGCGTTCACTGTGCAAATCTAGCTCAAGCTTTAATCTGTGCTCTGAATTTGAACGAAGCTCTTAATGAGAACGAGCGATTATTAATGACagcattttgatttttgggtgaactatccctttaaagtcgtGTGGATACTGACTGACTGTTTTTGCCATTCAAGCTGGAAAAACAATGGCTCTGTTGTTGTCATTGTAGTTTTGGTGTGCACTATGATATAACAGAGTCACTataattaatatactttttttttagatgcttGGTTGAAAGGGCCTTCAGTAATTAAAATTAACTACTTGCCAAAATTGTGATCACATGCTGTATATAATATTGGGGATAGTTTAACTTACTCCACCAGTTGAAATGTTGCATATGTGCAGGAGGGACCCAACATCATGCATCCGAGCTCACTGCTGTTCTAACGGACAAAACAAACGCAAAACAGCATTACATTTAACCATTTAACCGCTAATCAGCTGCTTGATAGCACACGTACATCATGGAGACGTCTATTTGATATCTCTATATTTACATCtggagtgtttgctcatctgcaattgGATGTTTCCttttagatgtcaaatagacgtctatTAGATGTCTTAAAGATGTTTGATTTAGAATGCATGTAAACCTGAGATCTTACAGACGTCTGTctgatgtttgtacacagcagatgctttccaggtCAAGAGATcattaacagacatcttgcagacgtatgtGTGCTATCTGGGACACTAGCACAGGTTTAAAGCATAATGTTTCAGCGTGCCCGAGGACAGACGGCATTAATAAACCGGAACGTCCTTCACAATGTCCTTCGGGCAGGTTTTTATGAAGCAGAACTCACATGCAGCGATTTGAGGATCTCCACGGCCTCGCACGTACTGCTGCCACAGCCCCGGCGCCGGTAATGTGTGGTGTTAAAGCCGCTGAACAACACCTTGATCTGGAAGTCCAGACCTTCACAAACAAAACCACCAGCATCTCTGATTAGTCCGCTTTATTTAAAAGTGTGTTTTcttattctgaatgccttcatgCCTCATCTAGCCTACTCCTGAGGTTGGGAGAAGAGGTCACGTTAGTTTTGACTAATGcgcaatatttaaataatcataacaaATATTCGCGTTTTCATCGGCTGTATCAGTTCCATTACAGCAGCCcttaagaaacaaaaaatatattgcagtatattggaaaataatatgtaatatattaggcatatattcttatatatatttattttttccaatatatttcaatagcctatattgaaagtggcaatcatttgtatattttgcaatatattataaaatatatgtatcatcaatatattattaaatgtattcaaaacataaaatattagaaaaaaaagggaaaataatatattacaatatatcacaatatattttaagaaatatattggtaaatatattttcctttcgtaagggaggTCATAGGTCAACGCTGATTTTGTtccatttaaagttttaaaagtagttttaacATTTCTGAAGTATAAGGTCAggtttaaatttacatttgaaaaggTTTAGCATCTTATAGGTCATTATAGCTGTAGAATACATGATGCTGAGTACTGCATTACTCTAAATACTAAtatgtttgtttacttttatacAAATTAGCTCAACTTACCCCTTTAACAGATCCTAAAACTTGACCACTGTCTTATTATTCTTTAATTCACAACTCTCACTGTCTTCTATTGAATTGAATTTTGTTCAATTcgatttaacaaataaatgatataatacTTCATTACAGCCTGGGTATTTGTAACAGTGTATTTCTCTTTGCCTGGAGAAGTAACTCTAATTAAAGATGAATCTCTGATTTGTTTGGACAGAATGACCCTgcagaaatacaatgtttttgtctCACCTGATCTTCAGTGTTTGAGAGGTGGGTCACCTTTACCAGGAACTCAATTAAAAGCCTGCATGAACCCAATTGTTATTTTTCAGAACTAAACGTTCTGGGAATCTACTCACTTTCGGCCTGGTTTTTTTTATTCTCCTCTTCAACAGCCATATCCACCGTGTCCTTCACAAACTTCAGACTCCAGGGCGAGTTTTCATCCTCCAGCAGAACCACGTTTAACGTGACCGAGGAGTTCCTGCAGCTTAACACATCAAACTCAGAGACGGAGAGCACAGAACCCAGCCAGAACCAGAGCAATCCCAACATCCCGTCCACAAGCGCTGTCCTTCACAGAGACGCTGCTCAGTTTAATGCCACGCTCATTCTGCTGAataacatcagaaagatcagctCTATCCTCCAACAACACCGTCCACATGACATCTCTGAAAAGACATCGTACACTGACTGCAGCCAGGGTTTTCTGCGCTTGTGTTTTTACAGGAACCTGAAGAGGAAATGCGCGCTCAGGTGTGTCTCTGCGTGTTAATGAACAACCGAAGGTGAACAAACAAAATCAGCctgatctgagagagagagacagagagagagagagagagagagagagagagaagcttcaTCCCTCTAGTTTTAATCTGAGGTGACATCTGATCGTATCAGTGAGCTTTATGTAGGTCCATCATCTGCAATTACAATCAATAAAATCCAAATCTCTCTGAAAATGTCCTGTAAACATCAAACCACCTGGTTCAGAACAGTCCAACAGGTGGCTTTTGTCCAATAAATCTCTGTTTGTGCTGCTCACAGAATGTGCTAGAAGGTCTGAGTGGTTCGTAAATGTTCTGGAGGACCGAAGCGGGGCCAAAGGTCCTTCAGGGCTGTAAAGCAGAATGTGTGGCAAATAGATTGTGTGCTATAAAAGCTGACAGATTGCGGTCTGTAAATCTGCTCCTGTAAAATCTCTTCTCAGAATGAGTGTTTACAGACGGATGAGAAATCTGGGTGTGCACACCGTGAGAAATCAGCTCCCAGATCACGACAAAGTCATTTCTTCAGATTCGATCACAAATGGATTGAAAATCTGATGATGGCCTTGACAGCCCTGGATTATATTCATGATGCTCTGTGTGATTCATGACACTTCTCACATTTTAGAGaaacaaaatacttaaaatcAAGAGGAGCGCAATTGCATTTGTCTAGAAAGCATCTGGCCTGAtggacagcaagcagtttcggcccagaaccggcccacatctggcccacttGAAATCCATGCGGGGcaaatgtgggccagatctgggccgaaactgcttgctgtctgggatcaGACACGAACAATCATATTCAGTCAGAGACAGAAGTATAGGTTCCCTTTTAAATGCAGGGCACACGTTACacttctcttcctcttctgtGCTTGTCTGACTAACGGTGATCTCTCATATGAGCAGCACGGTGAGGTGTAGTCGAGCCTGACGGCCGTTAGTCGTTTCCAGTGATTTCGTGACTGATTCCGCTCCAGGGAGTCGTTTGCTCGGTCAGGTGCTGATGCTGAACCGGCCTTTAGTCTAACTCTGCTCTGAGGCACTTCTGTCAGACTGAGACCATAGACACAGTTGTCGTTTAGGTAAGCTATTTAAATCATGAGAATGATGGGAAATAGGCTGTTTCGCTCGCTTAACCTTTACGGTCCACTTAGAAACAATTTGTTTTGCTCGAAGAAGAACTGAACTGTTTTTCCTCCCATTTCATATTATTCCAGTCACAACAGTTCTGTGAGCGAACGCCAAAACACTGAAATAGCTTACAATGTTTCCTCTTTTGTGAACAACACTTTTCCATCAATAGATTCAATCCCATTTAGAATTCAAGAGAAATTATCACACACAAATgctttgtttgttatttaaagcTCGTGTTAGTATCTGTGTAATACCGAGTATCgttcagcaggtggcgctgtaagTATAGTTACTACAGCTCACTGTAGTTTCTCTATTGAAGTGAACCTCTTACCTGAAAATGCCCAGcaatatatgcgtgtgtgtgtgcaggtgcgaaaccaaaaccaaaatcttttttttttactctttttatgtactatatactttaactttttatttacagCGAAGACATTAAACCCAATTCTCTGAAATAAATTCTCAACAGCCTAAACCAGTTTGTCACAtaaacgttttttattttatttttttgcaaaacctTAAACAAGTCTGCAGGTAGTCTGCAGGCCTTAtgcactcttttttttgcaaaactctaaTCATTTCCACTCACCAAGACACAATTTGATCTGTGATGAACTTGTGATGCAAAACCCTGAACACAAGAAACTAAAAGTTAAGCACAACTGCAACACATCATTTACACGAAATAAATTAAATGCTCTTTAATGCATCTTATGGTTTGTCCTGTAAAGGACGCACACAGACTCCAGAAAACACACAAGTAAGAAGGGTAAAATTACTACAATACGGCCAAACCTATAAATGGCTCCTACAAAACCGGCTAATTGTATTTGGCATATCTCAAAACAATtatcagcatttattaaaaagagCCTTAATGAAatcaatataattaaattaacattagaagtagaattaattaaatacttatcttttttttattgatactgGAGAGAGTAGGGCATCATTCAGTATTCTCCAGTTATAAACATATCTTAGTTACAGGCTTCTCTAGGAGACTGGTTTGGGACTTCTACTTCACCATATAGCGCATGTAGTTCCTCAGTTAACCCTTATTGCTTATTTCACTATGACGATGAAGTCAAGACTCATATGTCTCACTTGGTCTCTTACAGATGAAGCGTCTGATGACTTGAATGCAAGAGTCAGTGTCAAGTGAATGACCAACTTCTAGATGTACAACTCTGGATGTCATACATCATACATGTGAACAATACCCCATAGAGTTTCAACACCCTTGTTAGTAAAAGGGGGTAAATCAGGAACAAACCTTTCTGGTGGTAGATCGGCCATCTTTTGATCTCCTGCTTTGGGTCTGTTTCGCCTGCATACAACACTGAGAACTTTGTCCCCCTTTGTGGCTAGAACTTCTGCATAGAAAATGTGATTTTCTTTAAGGGGGCCAGACTTTCCCATCAGAAAGATGACGTGTACTGCATTCCTTTCATTTTCGGGTCTCAGAACCATTGGCTAGCTCGCTAGCATCAGCTAAGTGATGAAGTTGCATACCTCTACATGGCTTTAAACACCTTGAAGGTTGTTATTTATCACTTAAAGACTGAGGTATCTCTTCATCCCATCTGACATTCCCTCTGCACAGGTCTTGTAATAGTAGCTTGGCAGGTAAGATGAAAGGAGCAAGGAACCCTAAAGGGtcctaaaaataaaacactttagaCAGCATACCTCTTCTGGTATGTGCCTGTGGCTTATTAGTGACATCAAATGTGAAATTACCATCTTCCACGCACCACTGAACTCCTAGTGCTAATTCTACCTCATTAGCATGGCCAGACTGTGGGATGCTAGATAACTAGTTTAATTTATCTAGGTGGAAACATCCTCTTTGACAAGCAGCCGTTACTTCCTGGATATCCCTTCTTCTTCTGTGGGTACGGACATCAGACAGTCATCAACATAAAGGTTAGACAGGATTGTGTCAATTACTTTAGACCTGAAGTGTTGTCTATTGTCCTCATCAGTTCTTCTGAGAGCAAGCTTGCACGGCTGGAAGAGGATACAGATCTAAAACTGTGAACGATTGTACGGAAATCTAACAGAGTGAGACTTACATCACCTCCTGGCCACCACAGAAACCTCATGAAGCCAACATGTTCTTCTGCCATCTTTACATTGCTTCAATGTCGCTCACTATTGAAGTTTCATGAGCACTCCTGAGAGTCCATTCAAGAGGTCTGGACCTTGGAGTAACTCAGTAAGAAAGTTGCTCCACAGTAAAAAACTACTCttaacttttttcttctttaagtGGGATACCCCATGATGGGGTATGTACCAAATGTTACCTTCTTTTCCTTGCAGTTGTTCTCTAGGCACGCTTTCACCAAACCCTTTTATTAATAACTTCAGAAATAAAGTTGTGAAGAACAGGatctcttttgaactttctttttagAACCTCTGGGCGATGTTCTGCGATTTCTTAATTGTTGGGCAATGATTAAGTCATGCAAATTGACCAGTGATATACTGTTGACATTGACTGTTATGCATGGATCGTCTCTTCCTCTGAATGGGCTGTTAACTACCCAAAATAATTTTCACAGCATATAGCCCATCTCCCTGGCTGTTGATTATTTCATAGGGTTCTAATCATTTAGAGGCAATAGTTCCACTTAACAGGCCAATATCTGCTTCTACGGTGGGAAAACATGTAAAACTCCCTTTAAGTAAAGCAATTTGGATACTTCACCCTGGGTAGGGATGTTGACAGGGCATGGAGGTTTGTGTGTATACATCTGGAAAGGCCATGATGTTGTTCTCATATAATGCACTCACCTCCAAACCAGACACCACATTACTGACCATCATCTTTTCTAGATTCATCGTTTGCAACTAAATATCGGTCTTGTTTTCCAGTCATACCAAGCTGATTCATGAGGTCTGTGGTGCAAAATGTGAAAGAACTGTCAGGGAAATGCATTCGTTTGCactaattttttttcctttgttcaCCTTAATCTTCATTTTCACAATTGATACACTTTCTTCCTCACCGGCCCCAATGTGGCCACAAGCATGGGAAGAAATGGATtgtttgtcatgattagaatgAGGCACTCCAATAGTAGTCCCATTTTACACTTTTCCTATGTGGAGTACTGTTGgatggcttttatttttttattttttattttttgactgcAGACTTTACAGGTATTATTAAAGGTTTTACTCACGTGTCCTTGGACTAGACATCTAAAACATATTGCCTTTTCCTTTATAAACTGGATCTTATCTTTGTGCATCTTTCTTTTGAACTGAGGACATCTACCAAATGTTCCTTTTCACAGAAAAGGCAAATGGTTAGTATGTTTTGAGTTTGTGTCTTTTCCATAGACACACAGGTGTCAGAACTGCATCTAGAAGACTCTGGATTGCCGCTATTTGAATGCAGATTTAGTTTTAGTGGCATTTTGAATAGTTGAGCAATTATATTGCCAAATATGGGGTCAGTTGGTATATTAACTTGCTTCTCAATAAACATGGCTAGGTCACAGAATCTGTGTCCTCTTTCATGGACCTCAGAAACTTCAATTCACCATCTTTCTCTGAGTTTGAATGACAATTTTAATGGTCAGTGTTTGAAGCATTATAACATTATATCAGGACACTGTGTTCTCCATTTTCTGAAGTAGCCTAGTGTGTAATGAAAGATCTGTAGAGCATATATTAGTGACTTAGTTATAGGCTATGTGTATGATTTGAAAGCTTTGTTTGATTTTGACTACAGGTTTTGAAGCGATTGTTTGATTTTGCCTGAAGAGTCAGGGGTTTTGTGAACTTAATTTGCAGATTTGGGTTTGTGTTGAAGGTTTTGAGAAAATTTGTTAGGGTATCAAGAAATGCGTTTTAGGTattcagaaaaactgtaaactatgtttatttctctttctctctctgtctaaatGTATATAGGTTGATGTGAATGTTGACTGTTTCACTCTGCCCCTAGAACCAAAAAGCCCAACAATTCCCCCACCGTTCATTCCCTCATTACATTTATGCTAGCTGAAAATACCTTATTGATCTTGTATTGTTATTTCCCGGAATGCTGCCTCAGTtgttaatgttattgttattctCAGCTGTAATAAGTAGGTGAGAGTTATCTCCGAGTTTAACCGTGCTCGTTACGCCCCCTTCAAGCACGTGACCAGACTCCACGGATTTGATTGGCTGAGGCAGGCCCCTCCCCAGGCAGAGAGAAGCACATGTGTGGATTCATTCACACTCAGCAGTGATCATGTAGCCCGCAGTAAAGACTGTAATCATAGTAAACAACACTCGTCAGTATTCATGTCTTTATCTATCGGTTTCAAGACTAGAGTCTGTTTATATCCTTATGCATTAACTCATCTTAAATCATTTAGAGTctgatttgtatatatatttaattgtcttTTATGTCTACTTCAACTGCTCGACAAGAAGAAATGGATAGAAAGTCTCGTGTAGCCGGAGGTCGAAATGTGTTGTGCTTGTTTGATGTGGACGGAACGCTGACACCCCCGAGAGAGGtacatttatactttatttagaAACCTCTTTTATCCACAAGATAGCTTTGAGATAACATTACATGTAAGAGATAATAAGCTTATGCATAAGAGTTAAAGGGTTATAAATGATGCGTCCACTCTTTTCTGATGAGATTGACATCTTGATCCCATGTAGCAATGTTTCTTTCTGCAGCGCTGATGTGTGTGTGAAGCATGtctcgtgagtgtgtgtgtgtgttattagtgtacgagtgtgtgtttgtataatatGGAACACACGTTCTGCACGTAGCCTATACAGAAGCCAGTGTCCCATACAACGATGGTTAGGGGATGATTTGGGGAAATGTAACAGGCATGTGTTaagacagacacatacacagtAATACCGTTTTACAACGATAaaagcccattcacaccaagatgCGATAGCGATCAAGTTTTAAACCCGGAAAACGCCAAACGGTGCCGTTTGTATCACTATTACATCAATTCACAAAGGGAACATCATGTTGGTATGGACGTGAACGGTAATGCATTAGTCTGTTTTAATCACTGACAGAGCTGCAAACATGATGTTTTATGAGACTAGACAATGTTACTCTTTAGCCAATTTAGACTATTGGACACAAGAATCCTCTGAAACCTGTTGAACAGATGGATGTCACTGTTCAATGGACTCATAAATCAGTTTGAGTGGCATTGAAGCCACAGGTCACATCAGAAACCCTCCAGTGATGTGATACTGTTTGTGTGTCTGCAGAAGATCGACCCTGAGCTGGATGATTTCTTCCAGGCCTTGAGAAAGAAGGTGAAGATCGGTGTGGTGGGCGGCTCAGATTATTCCAAAATCGCAGAACAGCTCGGAGAAGGAGATGAAGGTTAGAGGATGGACACTTCATCACAGAAGCCAGTAGCCCGTCTCGAGGCATAGGATCATTAGTCAAGcatgtgtttaatgtgttttggaTGTTGCATGAGATAAAGCAGGAACTGGTTTGACTGGATCTCTGAGTCAACTCAAACATTGGCACAACAACCAATATCCAAAATTCCCCCAGTAGAAACCAATTGATTAAATTTGAGACCAAGGATGAACGGTTGTGAAATCAACACCAGAAGATGTCACTACCACAGCTGACCAAAGTAAAAGATAGATAAAAGACagatttttaaaacagaaaaacaagagAGCAGACACGTGAGATTACTAGGGTGTGAGAAACATCTCAGAAGTTATTGCTTTGAGGAAAAAGCAtctacaaaatgtaaaatgcaaatgtTAATTGGCAAGATTCGGTCTTAACTGTGGTTGTTAATTTCTGTTTCAACTCTGTGTTTGACTTTTCTTTTATCGATCAGTTTCTAGTTTCATCCGTGTTTGATGATTATCAGTGTAGCATGTGGCATACTGGTATTGAATTGTGCAGATCTGATTAGATAAACCAAGAAATCATGATTGAATCAGACTGAGAACAGGACACTTTAGCACCGAATGCAACTGCATTCTCACTCGAACTAGATGTGTTGTTGCAACAATGACCGCTATTTGTTGCCATAAATTATAAAGTTATCCagtcaaaaataacaaaaacaaaataaacaggtGTGATGTTGAATGAATCAGAAAGAGCAGTGAAGCTCTGAGTGTGTAAATGAGCTTGTTTacatcagtatgtgtgtgttgtgtaataCAGGTAAAGGTCACCAGGCTGATGATAAGCTGTTCACCAGAGCAGATGTGTTTCCAGCACTTTGATTGCGTCTCATTCTGTTGTTTTGTTCTTTCTCTCTGCAGTCATACACAAGTTTGACTACGTCTTTGCAGAAAATGGAACCGTACAATATAAAGACGGCAAACTCATCTCCAAACAGGTGATTGATTTTGTGTGTCTGTAGatcctgaggaaaaaaaaaagtcttgcatGTTTCAAATATGATAGAAGTTCTTTAACGGTGCTGTTACCAAACTGGAATTCTTTTTAGAACTTTGATTGGAAGACTCTAAAAAGTGTCTAATGTTTTAAATCTCTTTCTCAGGCCATTCAGAATCATCTGGGCGAGGAGTTACTGCAGGATCTCATCAACTTCTGTCTCAGCTACATGGGGCTCATCAAACTACCCAAGAAACGGTAACAAACACTCCAGAGATGGTCGCCTGTAATGTCCTCACAATTCagaataccacatttaataaccaaccacatctctctctctctctctcagagggaCGTTCATTGAGTTTCGTAACGGCATG contains:
- the LOC113067569 gene encoding phosphomannomutase 1-like encodes the protein MDRKSRVAGGRNVLCLFDVDGTLTPPREKIDPELDDFFQALRKKVKIGVVGGSDYSKIAEQLGEGDEVIHKFDYVFAENGTVQYKDGKLISKQAIQNHLGEELLQDLINFCLSYMGLIKLPKKRGTFIEFRNGMINISPIGRSCTLEERIEFSEIDKREKIREKFVAALQKEFAGKGLRFTRGGLISFDIFPEGWDKRLCLEVLEQEGLDAIYFFGNETSLGGNDYEIFEDPRTIGFTNESSKVNQQSAIFPQIVDYEEKLCP